The following coding sequences are from one Cenarchaeum symbiosum A window:
- a CDS encoding secreted periplasmic Zn-dependent protease, whose product MSLNIFHIILLLGAASATAVGGSAYGHGLGGDVAPPIDFGGSNVTVSTQLDPADLTVGDINTANIAVRFYDSDDNSTFNSVTYLLEVHRSGDLLARNHFFDDDGVLNIEVRPVLDCAEPKLHQCSQYGGSEHVSSPGALYAYGNGRPTITGPIFDKGGLYNVKVEIVGATSPRTLVDNSAGLIYDTFVSVAQEQPFTLQTANAEVPMVIKTYYDEVYNVDYDTADDSLSFEMPFDWAPEYIDLVAQVHEELQFPKSFAPYGEGKQFKGYVDGVEVEQRVLLLDPYSIEDKNIVHFLVSGAELARINEVLGEEHLQSKTMKFELVPQEGVAKNTVGFFLVDPDTLAETGTTINVAWDSRFGAGDAIPFEITFFDETRELLKDVRYAYYLVDESNNDIMLEGGTDPGNPDGLGILSIEGIDHQTIRLPSGGPYRLDIQVLGTGISYDPKYAGIGSALIEVGPGGAMPAPAAPAAPAATAPAVPASDAEVSIPSWVKSSAKFWADGDVDDASFLAGIEFMIKEGIISLPAGAQQQEGGDGAIPGWFRTSAGWWADGDTSDEEFASGLQYLITNGIISVRI is encoded by the coding sequence GTGTCTTTGAACATATTTCACATTATACTATTGCTGGGGGCTGCATCCGCTACGGCGGTTGGCGGCAGCGCGTACGGCCACGGCCTGGGGGGCGATGTGGCGCCGCCGATAGACTTTGGCGGATCCAACGTTACGGTCAGCACCCAGCTGGACCCGGCGGACCTCACCGTGGGGGATATCAACACGGCCAACATAGCAGTCCGGTTCTACGATTCAGATGACAACTCCACCTTCAACAGCGTGACGTACCTCCTCGAGGTGCACAGGTCCGGGGACCTGCTGGCCAGGAACCACTTTTTTGACGACGACGGCGTGCTCAACATAGAGGTCAGGCCGGTCCTTGACTGCGCCGAGCCCAAGCTCCACCAGTGCTCCCAGTACGGGGGCTCGGAGCACGTCAGCTCCCCCGGCGCGCTGTATGCATACGGCAACGGGCGGCCCACGATAACCGGGCCGATCTTCGACAAGGGCGGGCTGTACAATGTAAAAGTGGAGATAGTGGGCGCGACCAGCCCCCGCACACTTGTGGACAACAGCGCGGGGCTGATATACGATACATTCGTCAGCGTGGCGCAGGAGCAGCCGTTCACCCTGCAGACCGCCAACGCCGAGGTCCCCATGGTGATAAAGACCTACTATGACGAAGTGTACAACGTAGACTATGATACAGCCGACGATTCACTGTCGTTTGAGATGCCGTTTGACTGGGCGCCCGAGTATATCGATCTGGTGGCGCAGGTGCACGAGGAGCTCCAGTTCCCCAAGAGCTTTGCACCCTATGGAGAGGGCAAGCAGTTCAAGGGGTATGTGGACGGCGTCGAGGTCGAGCAGAGGGTGCTCCTGCTGGACCCGTATTCGATAGAGGACAAGAACATAGTCCACTTTCTGGTTTCCGGGGCCGAGCTTGCAAGGATAAACGAAGTGCTGGGGGAGGAGCACCTGCAGAGCAAGACCATGAAGTTCGAGCTGGTCCCGCAGGAGGGCGTGGCAAAGAACACGGTGGGCTTTTTCCTGGTGGATCCGGACACGCTAGCGGAGACGGGCACGACGATAAACGTCGCGTGGGACAGCAGGTTCGGGGCAGGCGATGCAATACCCTTTGAGATTACATTCTTTGACGAGACACGCGAGCTGCTCAAGGACGTAAGGTATGCGTACTATCTGGTCGACGAAAGCAACAATGATATCATGCTGGAGGGGGGGACGGATCCCGGCAACCCCGACGGCCTGGGAATCCTGTCCATAGAGGGTATCGACCACCAGACGATCAGGCTGCCCTCGGGCGGGCCCTACCGGCTGGACATCCAAGTCCTAGGGACCGGCATCTCTTATGACCCCAAATATGCAGGAATAGGCTCTGCGCTGATCGAGGTGGGGCCGGGAGGGGCCATGCCCGCGCCGGCGGCGCCAGCAGCGCCAGCGGCAACTGCACCGGCGGTGCCTGCATCCGATGCCGAAGTATCAATACCATCCTGGGTCAAGAGCAGCGCCAAGTTCTGGGCCGACGGGGATGTTGACGACGCATCGTTCCTGGCCGGGATAGAATTCATGATAAAAGAGGGGATCATATCACTGCCCGCAGGGGCGCAGCAGCAGGAGGGCGGGGACGGCGCGATCCCCGGCTGGTTCAGGACCAGCGCCGGCTGGTGGGCCGACGGGGACACATCCGACGAGGAGTTTGCCTCCGGCCTGCAGTACCTTATCACCAACGGAATAATCTCCGTGCGGATCTAG
- a CDS encoding copper binding protein, plastocyanin/azurin family (COG3794), producing MSGGTFVRGGSAAAACMIVLFAAVSGAHADSQSAAVTIVQGAHVPGCGGGACYDPADVTIFAGGEITWSNADTIDPGHTVASGEPGAEDFGGHFFSGAVEPGGTYSVVLGEPGRYPYFCVIHPWMQGAVTVVGDGTEEIAPVESDESATGAGEESEAAGPAVGDNGTAAFRVIEATRDRVPEVERDDSTGGAATRNGGADGVGAGQDAGGPPAGDGAGQGPEVQPDDAGQGPEPSGGGCLIATAAYGSELAPQVQQLREIRDNAVMGTESGRAFMGAFNQVYYAFSPAIADMERESPVFREAVRVALMPMLATLSVLDHAGIDSEGEMLGAGIGIIALNLAIYMGIPAVAVLKLYQLGKRQSV from the coding sequence ATGTCCGGGGGAACATTTGTGCGCGGGGGATCCGCGGCAGCTGCCTGCATGATTGTTCTTTTTGCGGCAGTCTCCGGTGCACACGCGGATTCCCAGTCCGCCGCGGTAACCATTGTACAGGGGGCGCATGTGCCCGGATGCGGGGGCGGCGCATGTTACGACCCTGCTGACGTGACTATTTTTGCAGGGGGCGAGATAACCTGGAGTAATGCCGACACGATCGATCCGGGGCATACAGTTGCAAGCGGGGAGCCGGGTGCGGAGGACTTTGGCGGCCATTTCTTTAGCGGGGCCGTGGAGCCTGGCGGCACCTATTCTGTGGTCCTCGGGGAGCCCGGGCGCTACCCCTACTTTTGCGTAATTCATCCGTGGATGCAGGGGGCCGTCACTGTGGTGGGGGATGGCACGGAGGAGATCGCCCCTGTAGAATCTGACGAGTCCGCGACGGGTGCCGGAGAGGAATCGGAGGCGGCGGGCCCGGCAGTCGGGGATAACGGCACAGCCGCCTTCCGGGTGATAGAGGCTACGCGGGACAGGGTGCCGGAGGTTGAAAGGGACGATAGTACAGGTGGTGCTGCCACTAGGAACGGCGGGGCAGACGGTGTCGGCGCGGGGCAAGACGCCGGGGGACCGCCTGCCGGCGATGGTGCGGGGCAGGGCCCGGAGGTACAGCCAGATGACGCTGGGCAGGGCCCTGAGCCGTCAGGCGGCGGCTGCCTCATTGCAACTGCCGCATACGGCTCGGAGCTTGCACCGCAGGTGCAGCAGCTCCGCGAGATCAGGGACAATGCCGTAATGGGTACAGAATCTGGCAGGGCCTTTATGGGCGCGTTCAACCAGGTGTACTATGCGTTCTCGCCCGCCATAGCTGATATGGAGCGGGAGAGCCCCGTGTTCAGGGAGGCAGTCAGGGTTGCACTCATGCCCATGCTGGCAACACTCTCCGTGCTGGATCATGCGGGGATTGATTCAGAAGGGGAGATGCTAGGTGCCGGGATAGGAATCATAGCGCTGAACCTGGCGATCTACATGGGGATACCCGCGGTCGCGGTTCTAAAGTTGTACCAGCTGGGCAAGAGACAGTCTGTGTAG
- a CDS encoding copper binding protein, plastocyanin/azurin family (COG3794), whose product MSGLVTGSLLFLLAVGAVAGPAVYAAELSATVSMPLGSSHVTCKDRNDCYIPSDTSIAVGGEVTWSNDDQAAHTVTSGTVEQGPDDLYDSGLMAPGATFSYTFEEPGEHPYFCIVHPWMIGSVTVAGERNEDMTGDEDDMPREEDTMMEGDDTMMEGDDTMTGDDEGGGCLIATAAYGSELAPQVQQLREIRDNTVMNTESGRAFMGAFNQVYYTFSPAIADMERESPVFREAVRVALTPMLATLSVLDHAGIDSEGEMLGAGIGIIALNLAIYMGIPAVAVLKIYQLGKK is encoded by the coding sequence ATGAGCGGGCTGGTAACAGGATCGTTGCTGTTTCTTCTTGCAGTGGGGGCAGTTGCAGGCCCCGCCGTGTACGCGGCTGAACTCTCGGCAACTGTCAGCATGCCCCTGGGCTCGAGCCATGTGACATGCAAGGACAGGAATGATTGCTACATTCCGTCGGATACCTCAATCGCGGTAGGCGGCGAGGTGACATGGAGCAACGACGACCAGGCGGCCCACACGGTTACAAGCGGAACCGTAGAGCAGGGGCCAGATGATCTGTACGACAGCGGCCTGATGGCACCCGGCGCGACGTTCTCCTATACATTCGAGGAGCCGGGCGAGCATCCGTACTTTTGCATTGTGCATCCATGGATGATTGGAAGCGTTACAGTAGCTGGAGAGAGAAACGAGGACATGACGGGAGACGAAGACGACATGCCTAGAGAAGAGGACACCATGATGGAAGGTGATGATACCATGATGGAAGGTGATGATACCATGACGGGAGACGACGAAGGCGGCGGCTGCCTCATTGCAACGGCCGCATACGGCTCGGAGCTTGCACCGCAGGTGCAGCAGCTCCGCGAGATCAGGGACAATACAGTGATGAATACGGAATCTGGCAGGGCCTTTATGGGCGCGTTCAACCAGGTGTACTATACGTTCTCGCCTGCCATAGCGGATATGGAGCGGGAGAGCCCCGTATTCAGGGAGGCAGTCAGGGTTGCACTCACGCCCATGCTGGCAACACTCTCCGTGCTGGATCATGCGGGGATTGATTCAGAGGGGGAGATGCTAGGTGCCGGCATCGGCATCATAGCGCTCAACCTGGCGATCTACATGGGGATACCCGCGGTCGCAGTTCTGAAGATATACCAGCTGGGCAAGAAATAG
- a CDS encoding copper binding protein, plastocyanin/azurin family (COG3794): MNTLNIGLFFVLSAIVVVAVTAPAAYADHPEATVIMPEDSYLPTCGETNECYIPADVTIDQGGEITWINEDILFHTVTSGTGLGEEDGLFDSSNVEAGESFSRRFPEAPGDYAYFCSVHPWMTGMITVVATDEDHDEDYDGHHDDDRDSERIMDAGSVDGMSTDDMDMGGMDDGMMDGMMDDDHMMADMPEGAATATGMISDGTEVMIWASEPVAGEQMEIMIAFADSEHVNHDIVAMQDGEVVMRDEGAHHHTGVGKHMTDRLASDAPLDIMVTFQGYGIDEITGPVGDEVAFTEVVPEFGVIATMILAVAIVSIIAVTARSRLSFVPRI; this comes from the coding sequence ATGAATACATTGAATATTGGCTTGTTCTTTGTTCTTTCTGCCATTGTAGTGGTAGCGGTTACCGCTCCTGCTGCATACGCGGACCATCCCGAGGCGACTGTCATAATGCCGGAGGACTCGTACCTGCCTACTTGTGGAGAGACCAACGAGTGCTACATTCCAGCTGATGTCACAATTGATCAAGGTGGAGAAATAACATGGATCAACGAAGACATACTCTTCCACACGGTGACCAGTGGAACGGGACTAGGAGAAGAGGACGGACTCTTTGACAGCAGCAATGTGGAGGCAGGAGAATCATTCTCCAGAAGGTTCCCCGAGGCTCCAGGTGACTATGCCTACTTCTGTTCGGTACATCCGTGGATGACGGGAATGATTACCGTGGTGGCGACTGACGAAGATCACGATGAGGACTACGACGGGCACCACGATGATGACCGTGATTCGGAGAGAATAATGGACGCAGGCTCGGTAGACGGCATGAGCACAGATGACATGGACATGGGCGGCATGGACGACGGTATGATGGACGGCATGATGGATGACGATCACATGATGGCCGACATGCCTGAAGGCGCAGCTACTGCAACGGGTATGATATCCGACGGCACCGAAGTCATGATCTGGGCTTCCGAGCCCGTGGCCGGCGAACAGATGGAGATCATGATCGCGTTCGCGGACTCTGAGCACGTAAACCACGACATAGTGGCCATGCAGGACGGCGAGGTTGTTATGCGTGACGAGGGCGCCCACCATCACACCGGCGTCGGCAAACACATGACGGATCGACTGGCATCAGACGCACCACTGGACATCATGGTTACTTTCCAAGGCTATGGTATTGACGAAATCACCGGCCCTGTCGGCGATGAAGTCGCATTCACAGAGGTGGTCCCCGAGTTCGGGGTAATAGCAACCATGATCCTTGCTGTGGCAATAGTCTCGATAATCGCAGTGACTGCAAGATCAAGGCTCAGCTTCGTACCAAGAATATAG
- a CDS encoding streptogramin lyase (COG4257), producing the protein MIRMIKILAVLALISAAMVLPASAHPFTDETIPPQFSSAPVGTSEVVVSYSESVEISFSELRVFDSIGEQVDNGDTSYFEGDNSLVVTTGPLQEGVYTVTSKVLSRVDGHLVDYAFVFGVGDVQIDRSAVEGATPTDLIFFPEAGARFPGLVGQTVVLGAAIASLFVWGTQRKDLIGEELGRFEKAFHGKFMTLVGAGLVAVFASNILMLTVQTLRLEASAFDALQTSFGMTWSIRMGITVALLGVWFAMERAGRLSPRGQAPLLVLALLLIATTTMMGHGTASGQPSAMALDYVHNLVSSAWIGGIIFLAFALLPALRGLGDRAREGLSLAAMPRFSIMFIIAIGIVIITGPVLMWLLEDDLGMIAGSTYGRLIVIKILLASAMIGIGWYHQFSIQKKAEKAIKSGAPDVNRKLGRSLRAEVILGVALLGVVALLTNGTLPEGEVQTAEAQEVAYGLSTREFSGDARFDVEIYPFAPGVNTITVLATGTAGDPIADLDTVKVKVGNPSRNIVPVIIPMEAAGESSVFQGEATFGFSGDWQVEVEAKRTESANEGVTMDLLVKPRLENLRAEIVEYELPEAGAPLYPLYDGAGNIWISDSSGPQLWRFSIADEEFTKYEFEGESSITLEADRGRVWFTDVPAGRIGYVDMQTGESEIVELPPLEPADAGSFPIAIDADADGNLWISIANKNVLLRYDPETGEFDVHELPTENSGPFAVAVDDSGRVWFSQQTVGQIGYIDPESGEITEIAPPEPLSTPETITIGADGTLWIAEHQEGGGITRYDPVLGTFEKISAPDPAAFPNSAVFDRYRNVWFALHTVDKIAAYDPQRGGVIEVPVPTAQSWAQFTTSDDKKNVWFVEQKPSKLATIKLTEVPAPAAAPQQEDVRGARYTEVASPLIALGIIAVSLFFVKGVKDKRRINGLVYGE; encoded by the coding sequence ATGATCCGGATGATAAAGATACTGGCGGTCCTTGCGCTCATATCTGCTGCCATGGTACTGCCCGCATCAGCACACCCGTTTACCGACGAGACCATCCCGCCGCAGTTCTCGAGCGCCCCCGTGGGCACCTCCGAGGTGGTGGTGTCATACTCGGAATCCGTCGAGATAAGCTTTAGCGAGCTGAGGGTCTTTGACAGCATCGGCGAGCAGGTGGACAACGGGGACACAAGCTACTTCGAGGGGGACAACTCGCTTGTAGTGACCACGGGGCCGCTCCAGGAGGGCGTCTATACAGTAACCAGCAAGGTGCTCTCAAGGGTGGACGGGCACCTTGTAGATTATGCGTTTGTCTTCGGGGTGGGCGACGTACAGATAGACCGCAGTGCAGTCGAGGGCGCAACGCCCACCGACTTGATCTTCTTCCCGGAGGCTGGCGCAAGGTTTCCCGGCCTGGTGGGGCAGACCGTGGTGCTTGGCGCGGCCATAGCCTCGCTCTTCGTCTGGGGAACACAGAGAAAGGACCTGATCGGCGAGGAGCTCGGCAGGTTCGAGAAGGCGTTCCACGGCAAATTCATGACATTAGTGGGGGCGGGCCTTGTGGCCGTCTTTGCGTCGAACATACTCATGCTTACTGTACAGACCCTGCGGCTGGAGGCCTCTGCGTTTGACGCGCTGCAGACCTCCTTTGGCATGACGTGGAGCATAAGGATGGGCATTACGGTGGCCCTGCTGGGCGTATGGTTTGCAATGGAGCGCGCGGGGCGCCTATCCCCCAGGGGCCAGGCCCCCCTGCTGGTCCTCGCGCTTCTCCTGATAGCGACCACGACGATGATGGGGCACGGGACTGCCAGCGGGCAGCCGTCGGCCATGGCGCTTGACTATGTGCACAACCTGGTCTCTTCTGCCTGGATCGGCGGAATAATATTTCTCGCCTTTGCTCTGCTTCCCGCGCTGCGCGGGCTCGGCGACAGGGCCCGGGAGGGCCTCTCGCTTGCGGCCATGCCGAGGTTCTCGATAATGTTCATCATCGCGATAGGGATAGTAATCATAACCGGCCCCGTGCTGATGTGGCTGCTCGAGGACGACCTCGGGATGATCGCGGGATCCACCTATGGAAGGCTCATCGTGATAAAGATACTGTTGGCATCGGCCATGATCGGTATCGGGTGGTACCACCAGTTTTCAATCCAGAAAAAAGCCGAGAAGGCGATAAAGTCAGGGGCCCCCGACGTCAACAGAAAGCTCGGCCGCTCCCTGCGGGCGGAGGTAATACTGGGGGTGGCGCTGCTAGGGGTGGTCGCCCTGCTAACAAACGGCACTCTGCCAGAAGGGGAGGTGCAGACAGCAGAGGCGCAGGAGGTTGCCTACGGCCTATCTACGCGCGAGTTCTCCGGGGATGCAAGGTTTGACGTGGAGATATACCCGTTTGCCCCCGGGGTCAACACGATAACTGTACTAGCAACGGGCACCGCGGGCGATCCCATTGCCGACCTTGATACAGTAAAGGTCAAGGTGGGCAACCCTTCAAGAAACATTGTCCCCGTGATAATACCGATGGAGGCGGCAGGCGAGTCCTCTGTATTCCAGGGAGAGGCCACATTCGGGTTCTCGGGCGACTGGCAGGTGGAAGTCGAGGCAAAGCGCACAGAATCCGCAAACGAGGGAGTAACGATGGACCTCCTGGTAAAGCCAAGACTGGAGAACCTGCGGGCCGAGATAGTCGAGTATGAGCTGCCCGAGGCCGGCGCGCCGCTCTACCCCCTGTATGACGGCGCGGGAAACATCTGGATCAGCGATTCATCGGGGCCCCAGCTGTGGAGGTTCTCGATAGCCGACGAGGAGTTTACAAAGTATGAATTTGAGGGCGAATCGAGCATCACCCTGGAGGCGGACAGGGGCAGGGTCTGGTTTACTGACGTGCCAGCAGGCAGGATAGGCTATGTGGATATGCAGACGGGCGAATCTGAAATAGTGGAGCTGCCCCCGCTTGAGCCCGCCGACGCCGGGAGCTTTCCGATAGCCATAGACGCCGACGCCGACGGGAACCTGTGGATATCCATAGCCAACAAGAACGTGCTGCTAAGGTACGACCCGGAGACTGGCGAGTTTGACGTGCATGAGCTTCCGACGGAGAACTCGGGGCCGTTTGCTGTCGCGGTGGATGATTCCGGCAGGGTCTGGTTCTCGCAGCAGACGGTGGGGCAGATAGGCTATATCGATCCTGAGAGCGGCGAGATAACCGAGATAGCGCCCCCCGAGCCACTATCCACCCCGGAGACCATAACTATAGGCGCGGACGGGACCCTCTGGATAGCCGAGCACCAGGAGGGCGGCGGCATAACGAGATATGATCCTGTGCTGGGCACATTTGAGAAGATATCCGCGCCGGATCCAGCTGCATTTCCCAACAGCGCCGTCTTCGACAGGTACAGAAATGTCTGGTTTGCACTGCATACGGTCGACAAGATAGCCGCATACGACCCGCAGAGGGGAGGAGTAATTGAGGTTCCCGTGCCCACTGCACAATCATGGGCCCAGTTTACCACGTCCGACGACAAAAAGAACGTCTGGTTTGTGGAACAAAAGCCCTCAAAGCTCGCCACCATAAAGCTCACCGAGGTTCCTGCCCCCGCCGCCGCCCCTCAGCAGGAGGATGTGCGCGGAGCCCGGTATACGGAGGTGGCCTCGCCGCTGATCGCACTCGGGATAATAGCAGTCTCGCTGTTCTTTGTAAAGGGCGTAAAGGACAAGCGCAGGATCAACGGGCTGGTCTACGGGGAGTAA
- a CDS encoding superfamily II DNA/RNA helicase, SNF2 family (COG0553): MKSFGTLEYVLDRYSQSWSWKITGPRAVSMVSSLIPHSWYGDGPDEAIVPDNTQNIQQIKWMHDRYPLEILSKSTWQRKTVKFRPPREKPHRLEKLDRVRPGEQFRGKLLDFQKEGLDFLIKSSGNALLVDEMGLGKTVQTLAYLSSERQALPALVVAPLVTLHNWQREIERFVKKKSKNGRILEDQPPSSVMIRRGRGGKIGEYDFYIINYELLDKRLDDLSELNIKSLVCDEVQNLRSKSTKKYAAVKKLAELDSIRQRVGLSGTPIYNRGSEIWPIVDILKPGLLGSYSEFCEYFCYVNEKGKAIVLEGKRESLRRELQKHVMLRRKKSDVLKELKDKVRYKEVIDSDTDYYLKELDRIWKKLEEEQKSAESGFDRSASLQRAIQSERQAAGAAKIPHIINFVRNIMEIEESVVVFCHHKAIHKILHGVLSEFSPVSIIGGQSDRSRQDQIDSFQEGRSKLMIAGLRAGNVGINLSRARYVIFAELDWSPAIHRQAEDRLHRIGQKNTVFAYYLIGNGTLDEHVANILVDKSYEIDSIMDETADSYENKEKAEMILAQIRDRLSSLPRPAA; the protein is encoded by the coding sequence ATGAAGAGCTTCGGAACACTCGAGTATGTGCTTGACAGGTACTCACAGTCCTGGAGCTGGAAGATTACGGGCCCGCGCGCCGTCAGCATGGTGTCCAGCCTGATACCACACTCCTGGTACGGCGACGGGCCGGACGAGGCCATAGTGCCGGACAACACCCAGAACATACAGCAGATCAAGTGGATGCACGACAGGTATCCATTGGAGATACTCTCAAAGAGCACGTGGCAGCGCAAGACCGTCAAGTTCAGGCCGCCCCGGGAAAAGCCGCACAGGCTCGAGAAGCTCGACCGCGTCAGGCCCGGCGAGCAGTTCCGCGGCAAGCTGCTCGACTTCCAGAAGGAGGGGCTTGACTTTCTGATAAAGTCCTCCGGCAACGCGCTGCTTGTCGACGAGATGGGCCTCGGCAAGACCGTGCAGACGCTGGCCTACCTCTCGTCGGAGCGGCAGGCGCTGCCCGCACTGGTCGTCGCGCCCCTTGTCACCCTCCACAACTGGCAGAGGGAGATAGAGAGGTTCGTCAAGAAAAAGAGCAAGAACGGGCGCATCCTGGAGGACCAGCCCCCCTCGTCGGTGATGATACGAAGGGGCAGGGGCGGCAAGATAGGCGAGTACGACTTTTACATAATCAACTATGAGCTGCTCGACAAGCGCCTCGACGACCTCTCGGAGCTCAACATAAAATCGCTTGTCTGCGACGAGGTGCAGAACCTCCGGTCCAAGTCCACCAAAAAGTACGCGGCAGTCAAGAAGCTGGCCGAGCTCGATTCGATAAGGCAGCGCGTCGGCCTGTCGGGGACCCCGATATACAACAGGGGCTCCGAGATATGGCCGATAGTCGACATACTCAAGCCTGGCCTGCTGGGGAGCTACTCCGAGTTCTGCGAGTATTTCTGCTATGTGAACGAAAAGGGCAAGGCGATAGTGCTAGAAGGCAAGCGGGAATCGCTCCGGAGGGAGCTGCAAAAGCACGTCATGTTGAGGAGGAAGAAATCGGACGTGCTCAAGGAGCTCAAGGACAAGGTCCGGTACAAGGAGGTGATCGATTCGGACACCGACTACTACCTAAAGGAGCTCGACCGGATATGGAAAAAGCTAGAAGAGGAGCAGAAGAGCGCCGAGAGCGGCTTTGACAGGTCCGCGTCTTTACAGCGCGCCATACAGAGCGAGCGGCAGGCGGCAGGTGCGGCCAAGATCCCCCACATAATCAACTTTGTGAGGAATATAATGGAGATTGAGGAGAGCGTGGTGGTCTTTTGCCACCACAAGGCGATCCACAAGATCCTCCACGGGGTGCTCTCCGAGTTCTCCCCGGTCTCGATAATAGGGGGCCAGTCGGACAGGTCGCGCCAGGACCAGATAGATTCGTTCCAGGAGGGCCGGTCCAAGCTGATGATTGCGGGGCTCAGGGCAGGCAACGTGGGGATAAACCTGAGCAGGGCAAGGTACGTGATATTCGCAGAGCTCGACTGGAGCCCCGCAATACACAGGCAGGCAGAAGACAGGCTGCACCGGATAGGGCAGAAGAACACAGTCTTTGCATATTACCTGATAGGCAACGGCACCCTCGACGAGCACGTTGCGAACATACTGGTGGACAAGAGCTATGAGATTGACAGCATAATGGACGAGACGGCCGATTCATACGAGAACAAGGAAAAAGCCGAGATGATACTGGCGCAGATCCGGGACAGGCTCAGCTCGCTGCCCCGTCCTGCAGCATAG
- a CDS encoding Mn2 and Fe2 transporter of the NRAMP family (COG1914) has product MKDKIHRYAMTLGPGALFASAAIGASHLVQSTRAGAEFGLVMIIFVVLANMFKYPFFEFSTRYTSGTGISIINGYGLLGRRYLALYFGATVASMFFVTAAVGVVTSGLLENLLRVEFLGEWSLPILFVVCVAILIIGRYSVLDSLIKMIGAVLLISTVLALAAALWNGPIEAAPGFEVPGLFTQVGIFFLIALMGWMPMPLDLSSWQGLWAIERIKQTSFRPRMYEALVDFGVGYVAAGVIAVFFIILGAYMFHGIGEGLPDDSASFAGKLVELYTSTIGEWSGVVMSASVFSVMFGTVIAVLDGYTRVLAHTARLLIGKRSRSAGLTRPMYTLVVAMLAGGALLVAIQFSDSLSELVDFATSVSFVIAPLVAVLNFRLVTGRYLQKKMQPPAWLKTLAYAGIVFLTGSAVIFLLLKAGLPLWGVN; this is encoded by the coding sequence ATGAAGGACAAGATACACAGGTATGCAATGACGCTGGGCCCCGGCGCGCTGTTTGCGTCTGCCGCCATAGGGGCATCCCACCTGGTCCAGTCGACTAGGGCGGGGGCCGAGTTCGGACTCGTCATGATCATCTTTGTGGTACTGGCCAACATGTTCAAGTATCCATTCTTTGAGTTCAGCACCAGGTATACTTCCGGGACGGGCATCAGCATAATCAACGGGTACGGCCTGCTGGGTAGGCGCTACCTGGCGCTGTACTTTGGGGCGACTGTCGCGTCCATGTTCTTTGTGACGGCGGCAGTCGGCGTGGTGACATCGGGCCTGCTTGAGAACCTGCTCCGGGTGGAATTTTTGGGGGAGTGGTCGCTGCCGATCCTCTTTGTGGTGTGCGTCGCCATATTGATAATAGGAAGGTATTCAGTTCTGGACAGCCTGATCAAGATGATCGGGGCGGTGCTGCTCATCTCGACTGTGCTCGCGCTGGCAGCCGCGCTCTGGAACGGGCCCATCGAGGCGGCGCCGGGCTTTGAGGTGCCCGGCCTGTTCACACAGGTGGGAATATTCTTCCTGATAGCGCTGATGGGGTGGATGCCGATGCCCCTTGACCTGTCAAGCTGGCAGGGCCTCTGGGCGATCGAGCGCATAAAACAGACGAGTTTCCGGCCCAGGATGTACGAGGCGCTGGTGGATTTTGGAGTCGGGTATGTTGCAGCCGGCGTGATTGCTGTTTTTTTCATCATACTGGGGGCATACATGTTCCACGGGATAGGAGAAGGCCTGCCCGACGACAGCGCGTCGTTCGCCGGCAAGCTGGTCGAGCTGTATACATCCACAATAGGGGAGTGGAGCGGCGTCGTGATGTCGGCGTCTGTGTTCAGCGTCATGTTCGGGACAGTAATCGCCGTGCTTGACGGGTACACGCGCGTGCTGGCGCACACTGCGCGCCTGCTGATAGGCAAGCGCAGCAGGTCCGCGGGCCTCACCAGGCCCATGTACACCCTAGTCGTGGCGATGCTCGCGGGCGGCGCCCTGCTGGTTGCGATCCAGTTCTCCGACAGCCTCAGCGAGCTTGTGGACTTTGCGACGAGCGTCTCCTTTGTGATCGCCCCGCTGGTGGCTGTGCTCAACTTCAGGCTGGTCACGGGAAGATACCTGCAGAAAAAGATGCAGCCGCCTGCCTGGCTCAAGACGCTTGCCTATGCAGGCATTGTATTCCTGACGGGCTCTGCCGTCATTTTCCTGCTGCTAAAAGCGGGGCTGCCACTCTGGGGCGTCAACTGA